The genomic stretch ACTCTTGGATATATGGGCAGCTGCCCCTCTCGAGCTTGCCAGGATTGCCTATGGTGGGTATTGTCCCTCCAGGGAAGGGATCTGATGGCCCTAAAGCACTACACTATGCAAGAACAAGGTAGAACCAGTGCCCTTGGTTCATCTGATATCACCAATACTGATCTagaaatcgtttttttttttttttttaattcatagagacacagagagagaatgagaagcagagacacaggcagagggagagggagaagcaggctccatgcagagagcctgacgtgggactccatccagggtctccaggatcacaccgtgggccgcaggtggtgctaaaccgctgcaccactggggctgccccagaaaccTGGCATGTACACACACTACCAATAACATCAGGCATGGGTATTCTTTTTCTGCCAAACACACTATAAAGGCAGCACATCAAACTATTGATTAGCAAGGTCCTAGAAAGACCACTGGCAGAACCATGAGTGGCTATGTTCAGGTTTGGGATGGGTTTATGTGGCTTACTTTGGTTTAAGGAGATTTGAGGAGCTGGGCATTCCTATgttggaaataggaaaaaaaaaatcactctaaaCAAAATCAACCCCTTTTTACCAGAAACATGGGATGAATACCACGGGGACTGTGCAGCCATTCTCTCAGGTGAAGGGAGAGGGATCAGTCTGGCACTGACAGGTCATACCACCCAGGTATTTATTGGGTAGCCCCAAATGGGGCCTGGTGTTTTTGTGGCACAAATCTTTGGCTATGGCTTCTACCTTTGGCCATTTTATCCTGGGTTTTCTTTGGGCACAGGGGAAAATCTGCCCCATGGTAACATCAGTTGAcaagatgggcaaaatgggcaCACTCTGTCTTTGACTGGTATGATCATTTGGTTGCTGTCTTTGTTTGCTCCGTGGGCTTTGCAGACATTGCAGCACATGGCACATACAGCCCTCACTTAATTCACTCACTAAGCCTCCAAGGAATGCTGAAAAATCTCGTCCTTACTGAACCCTGAAACATCTCTAATGAGAACAACCGTCCTTCAAATATAATAGCCTGGGACATTATTACTGCCTCAGAAGGAATGCTCTGTGTTCGTACCTCATGAATCTGCTAATGTATTACGTTTATTATGTCCCATGAGGATACAAGTAAATGCCCTGAGTTATCGGGCCACCAGCCTGGATTTAATAAATCAGTGGTTGGGATCATGGGACTCCTGGTGGAAAAAGTTGTCACTAATTCTGGGaatccttgtcttgttttctcTTGCATTGTAGCCATGGCATCTGCCTCTAGCGCAGCCAGACAGACCACAGGCACCACCTTCAGGCTAGTGAAGCCCCTTGTTGACCACACAGGGCACACTGCAGAAGAGGGGTACATGTGGGGTTGGAAGAGCTAGTCATGAAAGGTGGAGTGTCTGCCACTTGCTGTGAAGTGGACCCAGGCAACTGGAAGCTCCTTGTCCCATCCCCttgccttccctgctcccagaaTCTGCTCCATGGACACAGCCTTGAGATGGTAAAGTGGTGTTAGACCATCTGTATGGTCTACATGACTAAGGCCAGTGAGGCCTCTATTTGAACCTTTAAGATGTGGCAGGTGGGTAGGGGATCTACTCCTTTTGCTTTAAGTGCCTCTGCTTAGTAATCCTGCCTCTTTCTGCCCTCCGAACAGGGACCACCTTCACATTACATCTAGGAAGCTCCCAAGGAGCTTGCAAACTAATGGTCATGGATTAGGTCATTAACAATAGATCCACGTACACTATGTCTAGACTTTAGCAGAACAGGAACACCTACTAATGCATGCAGAGGACACATAGGAAACTTAGCACATGACACCATTAACCTTGGGGGTATATAGCAGGCTTCAGTCTCATACCACAGATTTCTGCCCCAAGAATATGGGATTCTTTGTTAATAAATCCTCACACAATCATATTGGGAGCTACAATAGTGGCTTAGGACTTGAAATTTAATATGCAGGACTTTCCAGACAGAGATTCCCTGAAAGTGCTCAGTTCTATCCAGTTTCACTTATGTCCAATTTGCAACCTATGCTCAAAACAGAGTTAACTAAAAGGAAGAAACGCTTACAGTTCCTTGCTGGGTGGGTAGGAGGTTTAAGTGGAAAAACAATGGCAGCCACCTTTTCCTTAATTCCAAATCAATCAGATCATATTAagctttaaaaagtttgaaaCCAGACGATCTCAACTTAACACATGTGCCACGGCAGCTTTGTCATCACTGGGTACACAGATGGATAAAATCAGCAGTATGTTACAAAATATGAGTGAATTTCACATGGAAGTTACCAGAGCAATGGGAATTCCACATAAAGCAGTTAGAGAAATtgctaaaaataacaaaatactgaaAAACCGACCTGAATGGTGTTTCTCTAATTCTAGATTGACAATTGTTGCAGTTAAGATTGGCTGAAATGTGGGATACAAAGAATCACAGAACATTTATGATCTTGGAGCACTCCTGGTCACCTGAGATACTAGATGACCCAGCCAGAAGTGAAGTGGACACCACATACCCCAAAGGTCACAATTCCTTGGGCAACCATGAAATCGGACTATTGGCATGTCAAGGAGAAAATACAACATTGGGTACCACACTTCTATAGTTTCCCAACATCAAAAGACAGAATGAAACCTACTGGCCACAAAAGCTCCTTtatgacagaaagaaaaacatgatccAAAGGACGTGTTGGTGGAATGGAGTGAAAATGTCCTTATACCTCTTAGAACTTGGGCTTCAGTACCTGTGAGCACTTCAGTGCCTTCTTAGGCAGTTTTGTATAATATTAGAAAATTGGACCAGGACAGTATGGTCTAAGCCCAGCCTCTGCCTAACCTGCTAGCGTCAAGGGAAATGTAAGGACACAATGTGATGGGATGCGTACACCTAGAACAGGTCATGAATgtaacaaagaaaaggaaatgatatttTTGGAGGTTAGAGAATATAAAGGCactattaaaagagaaatatttcacaATGAACCTCCAAAAATTACTCTTATAAATATGTCATAGGTTAGGAAAGTAAAGACAAGTACAGAAACTTTGGAAGTCGAGGCTAATAAAGTAAAAGAACTTTTcaggaaatgtaaaaatatgcatTCCTGAAGCAAATGGCAGCCTTGAATTGTGATGTTCTGGTGTACGGACACATGCTTGATGGTGCTAATGCATGTCCTCCCCATCGCCCCCCTGGAGaccttaagaaaataatatttacatgaaAACATGATTGTCAAGGAAGTTAAAAATGACTGGCTTAAGAAGTTTaacctttggggatccctgggtggctcaggtttagcgcctgccttcggcccagggcgtgatcctggagacccgggattgagtcccgcgtcgggctcccggcatggagcctgcttctccctctgcctgtgtctctgcctctctctctctctctctctctctctctcaatgtctatcatgaataaataaataaatctttaaaaaaaaaagaagaagtttaaCCTTTGATCATTTGACGGTTACATACAGCGCCATGTTCAAGATTACTTTGTTGTGCTTATAGTGATCATATTAGGTACATAGGTGCTGGAGCTGGTAATTAAAGTATGGGTCTGAGAACATGCATCAAAAGGAAAATACTCACAAACTGTGACTGAGTGTGTGATTAAGACCGTAAGTGATGTGCAATCTCAGGGCAGACTGACGTTTCTGTGGACTTGGATTAGTACAAGACATTAATTAGGCCCCAGTGTGAATTACTGTGTGAGTGATTTGAAATCACAGGGTGGATTGTTGTGTGTTGATGTGATATAATTTCAAATCCACTTACTTCCGGTGAATTCCCTCCCAAAATTGTTTTTAGGGGTAAAGTTGCTTTGATCTAAGAAAGCAGAAAGTTGTGTCAGGATGGGATCATCCCACATGCCCTCACCTGTAAGAACTCAGTAGCTTGGCTGCTGCAGGGGCCCCCCTGGGGGCTTGTCAGTGAAGACACAGGAGAAGCAACTATGATAGAGTGACACTTAGACTATGAACCTCGACAGCTGTAAGGTCTATCTGAGGAGATTCGGTCCTAGCAAAGCAACACTCTGCTGACCTAAAATCTCTCTCCTAAGACCGTGAAACAATTAACTCCTTATAAGGAAAAGGAGACCCTCTTATGGGCAGTGGTAAAAGCCATGCAAGGGCCCCTCAGGGAAGCACATTTGGCCCATCAACACCAGTGCCCTCCTTCTCCAGAAACGTGCTTTCGCAACACCCGACTTTTACTTTGGTTCTGGCAGCTGGAGGCCAGATCTTGGTTAGCACAGGTGTCTCTCCAAGGGCCTATTCCTATAAAAATATACCTCaaatacatttgaattttatcgctttcatttccctttgcctgtgaTCAGTCTAGCATTAGTTTGGaatatgttatttctttaatgataaattaaaaagcaTTGCCCTGTGTGCTAGTAGCTGGAGATACCTGCACAGTGAACTGGTGTTACAGACATTGTCAGCAAAGACAAAATCAGTCTGAGCACTGTTTGCTCCCAAAATCAAGCAGACATCGTGGGAATATATGCATTTGTGTTATTGGGACTTGGATTCAGGCAGCTGCAGgtaccctcccacccccaagagTCTGCTTCTAACCTCCCCTGACATTGCCCTGTTCCAAGTCTCTGCCTCCCCTGACCTGGGAGGCTCACACATCACCCTGTCAGCTCCCCAACTACCTGCATTGTCTCCAGTATAGAAGGTGCTCACCCCTAAGGGCCCTTTAGAGGCAGCCCCTGAAATGGGTGAGAGACAAATGTACTTACTTTCTGTAGTCGGGGTTTCTGCAGGTGTCTCTTGCTGAGGACACCATGGTCAGCATGCTGGAATCAGCTCTTGCAAGGCTTCCAGGTTCCTCAGCTCGGCCTTTAGGAGGGAAATGCGCATTTGAGTGAGTTAGCACTTGGAAATAGATGCTGTGTATCCTCCTAGCCCACTCCCACGAACTGGTCTCTCCAAACACGTGCCCTGGGCCAGATGCCTGGCTATACTCACCCTCGCGGCTGGAGCATGCTCTCAAAGCATCTCGTTGGCCCACAGAGGGCAACCTGGTGCCGTCCAAGCCTGCAGAGCTTGGGTTGGTCCTGAACCACTTACATAGCTTCCAGGCTATAAGCAGCCCACCATCCAAAAATCTTTCTGAGATACACCTTTGGAATGGCCGCCGGATGGGCCCCAGGCTTACTAGTAATCAAGGCTCCCAGGGGTCTCTCAGTGAAGGAAGTTCCTGCAGCCCAACAAGCCAGGTCCTGGCAGTCCAGACTCCTCCATCTGTGCCTtcagagagaatgtgcacaatTGTGTCAGATAAGGCTTGGAATAGGCAGGTGCACTGTAACTCCAATGGCCTACTCTGGAGACCCAGTTTCTCCAGCCACTTGCCCTATTCCAAATCACCGGCCACGCGGACTTCCCAGCTTGCCCATGTGCAGTACATGCCCCATCAGCCCACCAGTGGCAGCTGGAGCCTCTGCACCCATGAGGGGTGAACTGGTCCTGAACCACCTGCCTAGCCATCAGGTCACTGGGATCAAAATCCcacaaatatttcttattaattcaGTTTTTGTTAAAGACCTTCCTCCACTGATGTTAGGATGGGACTATATCCCACAAAGCCtacaatttaattattaaaattccaCAAAAATTCCTGAGCAGCAGCTTTCAACTGGTGATAATCAGCCCCAGTTTGGACTGGCTGCCTGTTTAAGTCCTTGCCTCCTCCAGAATTCAAGGTACCCAGGTGTCTCTTATGGGAGGAGGACCCAGGCCAGAAGCACCCTGGCAAGGCAGGTCAGTTTCCTCCAGCTCAGGCTTAAAGGGAAACCTGCCTATTTGTGCAGGTTCAGGCTAGGAAGCAGATAGATTTCATGTGCCCCCAACAGCCAGTCCCAAGATGCCACCACTCTCAACATTTGCcacatcccaggtccctgggtcCCCTGACTTGGGTGCCTCGAGAATATGTCAGCCAGCTGAGGACCTCCAGGCCAGTGGATCAGTCCCAAATCAACCCAACAGCCTCCAGGGTGGAAGAAGCCCTCCCTCCAAACACTCTTCTCAGGGGGCAGCTTGAAACAGTGACAGGCCCTAGTGGGACTGGCTGCCTGCCTGGTGGGGTCCCAAGCTCAGGAATCAGGGCTCCTCCATGAGGGGGAGGACACCCCGgcagcccccacccaggccccacagGCAAAGCAGGCCAGACTCCTCCTGCTTTACCTCTGGGGGAGCAATACGCTCATTTGTGTAGGACAAGGTCTGGGATTGGGCAGAAGCTGTGGGCCATCCCAGGCCCACCCCAGAGACCCGCCTCTCTGCACGCTCACCCTGTTGCCTAGCTCCCTGGACCTGCAAAACTCGCACATGCTCAGAAGGCGCCTGCTCAGCCCCTTTGGGGGAATCTGGGGCCTTCCTGGCCTGTGGAGCTCAGGCGGGTCCTGAACCACCAGGGGAGCCTCCTGATCAGAGGGATCCCAACCCTGAGAGTCTATGGGAGGTGACAGCTTAAAGGTGGTGGCAGGCAGTCCTCATTTGGACTGCTTGCCCGATGGGGTCCCCAGCAGCCCCGGTAATCAAGGCCCCCAGAGGCCTTCTGCAGGAGGGTTACCCCTGTCAGCCAGCTCCCACTGGCTCTGGCAATGCAGTGCAGTTGCTTCTAGATTGGCTTTCAGGGGGACGTGTGCGTTTGTGTCAACTAAACCTTCCGACGAATCTGATGCCAGCCTGCTCCTGTGACCTGGCCTCTCCCCACAGATGCTCTGTTCCAGGTGGCAGGTGCTCTGCTCTGCACAGCCCGTGGACACACTCTCTGTACCTAGTCGGTCCACATTTCCCCATCTCTGCCTTCCAGCAGGATATGTGCCTTCGTGTAGGTTTGGACTGAAATTAGGCAGACGTGCATCCCCAGGCACCTGCTCCTGTGACTTGGCCTATCCCTAGAACTTCCCTGATACAGGTGCCTGGCTCCCCTGGTTTATCTGGTCACATGGTCATGTGAGTTGGCCTTGGTGAGCCCAGTCTCGGAAGCTCAGGCCCATCCTCAACCACTTGCATAGCCTCCAGGGCACAGGAAACCCATCCACTGAAAATCTTGCTGAGGTGACAGCTTTAAACTGGTGACAGTCACCATTTAGACAGACTGCCTGGAtacgggtgtgtgtgtgtgtgtgtgtgtgtgtgtgtgtgtgtgtgtgtgccaagcTTCTCCAGAGCTCAAAGCCCCTTGGGTATAGCTTTTTGAAGGCCACCCAACCCGTGGTCAGGCCCCAACCTGGACAATGCAAGTTCTCCAGCTCTTCCCTGAAGGGGAATAGGCCCAATTATGCAGGTTAAGACTTAGTTAAGGCTTAGCAAAGGCTAGTGCCTGGGACTCCCAACAGTTTCCTCCTGGTAACCAGTCTCACTCAACACTGCCCTGTTCTAGGTCCCAAATATCCTGGCCTGCTGTGAgctggcctggggctgcaggggacaCCCCAGGCCTGTGGACATATGGCCTAGCCAACCACCTGCATGCAGAGCCTCTAGGGTGGAGGGAGCCCACACTCTGAGTGTCTTCCTGAGGCTTTATTTTACACTAAGGACTATTCAGTCCTCTTTGGGACTGGTTGCCTCTCTGTGGCCTGGAGCTCCCCAGATATCATGGCTTCCCAGATATCTCTTCTTGGGGGGTACCCCCAACCATCCCACACAACCCTTCCATAGCTCACGGCTCCTACTGCTGCTGTGACTGTTCCTCTTCAGCCACTTGTCCTTAGTTACCTTGACCTGGGGTGCCCAACAGATGTACAGTCAGCACCCTGTCAGCTCCAAATCTGTGGAGCTCTTGCTTGATCATGAGCACCCAAATGGGCTCAGGATGCTGGATGCCCACACCCTGAATATTTTTCTGAGGCTACAGTCTTGTTTATTACCAACAGATTTATGGTTCAGATGCCTGTTGACCTGTTGAATTTTCAAGAGCAGCTGCTTGTAAAACGGTAGCCACTTCTGGCCCAGTTTAAAGGTCTGTCCAGTTCGAGTTTCTTAGCTATGTGTTTCAAAAAGGATAATGGAGCTTTTCTCAAAATGGAGTTTTTCATGTACAGAAGTTTTATCCAAGTCCACACCAGGGATCTCAAACACAGAAAGGGTCTCCAGAAGCTGCTCATGGCTCtcagaggagagggaggatgCCCAAGGGAAAGCCCTAGCTTGCAAATGTGCAAGCTGTTTGTCCCTGAAGACAGAGCTGGAGGATCCTGGGCTGCATGGCCCtggcagggcagggctgctggCTGGTGATTCCCCCAAGTGTAGAGATGCGGAGGCCTGGTTGCTGGAGAAGCGAGGATCTGCTGGGCTGCAAATCTGCTGGGACTGACCAGATTGCTTCAAGGTGATTTGGGGGTATGGGGCTGGGTCCTTGCCACACCCAGCAGGGGTGAGTTGGGTCCTGTGATGCAGGGAAACTGGATCCAAGGCTCTTCCACCCATTCTGTGATGCCTGGAAAGCCACTAAGCTCCAGGGGAAGACCAAAGTCTCTCAAGCTGAAGTCACATTTCCTATTCTTGTTTGGCTTcacctgttttgttcactgcaaATTCCCCTAAGTGAGAGGGTGTGGGTGGGCAGTGGGAAGGACACTGACCAGTTGTACCCCCACTAGGCCACCCTCAAGCCTTTAGTGGAAGCTCCATGGTGGCAGGGACCTAGGGTTTGCTCATGACAGATACAGTCACAGCAGTGCCTGCCACTGAGGAGATACTCATAAGTGCTATGTGAAAGATCATTCTGCTTGGGGTCCAGTGCAGCGGGACCAAGGACTCAACTGTGGACTTGTGGCTTCTGTCCCAGAGGAATCCCAGAATGGAGGGATGTGAAAAGTTGTTCAAAGCAGCAATTAAAAACCTTTATTATGGCAGCTGTTTAGAACCAGGTAAAAGTTCTAGAGACATCCAGAGGGCACCACCTGGAAAGGTAGCTCCAACTGGAAGGACCACAGTGACCACTGAAGGCCCTGTGCCCATGTTGAGGCTCACAATCCTGTTGGAGAAGACTTCTGGCTCAGTTAATCTCTTATGTCTACACAGGGTCTTTGGGTTGGGTGTTTtgggatttgtctttttctgacctCTGATGTCCTGGCAGCTCCCAGGCCATGAGCCATCCCTGTAGAGGCTTTCAGGGGTCACTGAAGTCCTTCCAATTGGAGCTGGGCTTGCACAGAACaagcctcctccccttccccaatcTGTTTTCCTGGCCGGAACTGTACATGCTGATCCAAGACTCCTGGGCGGAGGTCACTCATCTCTGACCCGCAAAGTGCAGGGGTGGCCTGTGGTGGGGTAGACCCAATATCTACACCTGGCCCAATATCTTTCAAAACTGAAGGTAAGCAAAAATAgtgtgaaagagaagaaatgaaccaATCTCTTTTTGGGGATGACATGCTCCTATATGCAGAAAAATCATCAATAACCCACACTCAAAAACTAAGAGTCAATAAACTAATTCTGTAAAGTTGCAGGGCATGAGATAGACAAAAACCAGTTGTTTCTATACATTAGCAAGgaacaatctgaaaagaaaattaagaaaacttttttttacagtAATACCCAAAACAATATCTGTGAATAAATCTATTCAAAGAAGTAGAATAGTAgtagggtggcgcagcggtttggcgcctgcctttggcccagggcgcgatcctggaaacctgggatcgaatcccacatcgggctcccagtgcatggagcctgcttctccctctgcctgtgtctttgcctctctctctctctctctctctctctgtgactatcataaataaataaattgaaaaaaaaaaaacaaagaagcaaaagacTTGCACACTGAAAACTTCTCCATGACATTGCTGCACCAggttaaagaagacataaagaaatgggaagacatcTTGTGCTCACGGGTTGGAAAATTTTGTGGCGTGAAGGGGGCAGTGCCACCCAAAGGGATCTGCAGACCCAATACAGGTCCTATTAATGtctttcttctgcatttttttaaaaaatgattttatttattcatgacagagagagagagacagagagagagagagagagagagagagagagagagagacaggcagagggagaagcaggctccgtgcagggagcctgacatgggacttgatcccaggtctccaggatcacaccccgggctgaaggtggcgctaaacagctgggccaccagggctgccctcttctgcATTTTCTAATTGCTGTCAATCCCTTCTGGTAATTTCCTTTTAGACACTGTCACTGGCATCTCTTAAAGTTAGATTGGGTCATTTACATACTTTCCATTTGTCTACTTAAATGTCTTGAACTTAGGGACTACCATTTTAGTAAATGTTTTCATGTCCTTCTCTGGTGAGTCTAACATCTCTGCCAGCTCTGGGTCATTTTCAAAGGATTGACTGGTCTCCTCATTAAGGGTCATTTCTCTGCCTCTTGGCATACCTCAAAATCTTTGATGGAATACCAAACATTCTGTATTTTACCTTGTGGGTTGCTGGATATTTTCATGTTCCTATAAATTTTGAGTTTGGTTCAAAGATGCTTTTACTTGGAAACAATTTGATCATTTCAGGTCTTGCTCTCAGGATTTGTTAAGTGGTCCAGAGCAGTGCATAGTTCAGGCCTAATGAATTCGCAGATCCTAAGGGAAGACCTCCCTGAGTACTCCATGCTAGTACTCCCCTCTCTCCATGAAGTatgaaggttttttgtttgtttttcttccagtctATCTGTTGGGAACAAGCACCATTCCCAGTCCTGTataagtgccaggcactgaaaaaaaaaaaaaaagaaagaaagaaaaaaaaagaaaaagtgccaggcactgttcctctaatcctttttttttttttttttttttttaaagatttttatttatttgtttgagagagagagggagcaagagcacacaagcagggggagggacagagagagagggagaagcagactctctgctgaggaagcctgatgggggctcaatctcagtaccctggctgggatcatgatctgagctgaaggcagataattaactgactgagccacccaggtgcccccttccccGTCCTTTCAGATAACGTACCCCTGACCTTGGGTAGTTTGCCACATATGGAGGCCCTGGTCAGTACTGCATGCAGTGCTGCATGCTGGAGGGGCCTCTAGACAGATGTTCCTGATTGGCTTTCTGCAGTTCTCTCTTCCCTGGTACCCTGTTCCGTGGCCTCTAGCTACCTTGGCCTCCTTGGACTCAGCACAGGGTCCTCCTCACCTTGAGGTCCACTGGGCTCCTCTTGTTTCCCCTCCCTGTACTTTGCTTGGAAACTCTTTCAGGCAGTAAATGGGAGCAATGGCAGGGCTTATGTGTTTGTTTCCCATCCTTTGGGGATTACCAACCTCTTTCACTTGATGTCCAGTATCTTGAAAATCtgcatttcatgtat from Canis aureus isolate CA01 chromosome 1, VMU_Caureus_v.1.0, whole genome shotgun sequence encodes the following:
- the LOC144320752 gene encoding uncharacterized protein LOC144320752, with product MTIKLHRHRWRSLDCQDLACWAAGTSFTERPLGALITSRAEEPGSLARADSSMLTMVSSARDTCRNPDYRKLTRRTLKSREKMSSPTVDIVSRINFDWTLRDLGHLTSS